The Pseudobacteroides sp. genomic interval GGCTTTATAAGCATCTTAGACAGAAGGGAATAACAACCTTTGAGGATTTTAGGGGCGGAGAGGTTGACTGCTGCAATCCAAAGGGTTATAGGGTAAGGTTTTTAGCCGTTGATGCAACAAGGCGTAAGGCCCTGGTTTTACCCGATGACATTGAATTTTACAATATCAACCCTGATAAACTGGAGGTAGCCAAGGCTGTTAGAATGAGTGCCAGTGTTCCCTTTGCCTTTAAAGCCGTTGAAATCTATGTAGGTACTGGAAAATTGAGGAAAACATACAGTATAGTTGACGGTGGAGTCTTTGACAATTACCCAATATGGATGATAGGTGATGATAATAAGTACCGAACCATTGGTTTTAGCTTGGATGGAGATTATAAAAAGAAATTTTTCAGCCTTGACACACCTTTAAGTGTACTAAAATCTTTGATTTCAGCCGTTCATGACATTGGTATCCCAAAAACCAAGAATTATGAAAACAAGATTCTGTCAAAAATTAGCACGGGAAATGTTTCCAGCTTGGATTTTAGCTTGGCAGAAGAGGATAAAGAATATTTATATATTCAAGGAAAAAACGCGGCATTGGACCTAATTAACAAAATCGAATATACCGCTAGAATAAGGAATGCAAGATTTCGCAGATACCCTTTTTTCTTTAGGTAGAAGCAGGGGACGACTAAAATAAGAATAAAAATTTCTTTATTTTTTGTGTTTTTTGTATTATTATAATAGGGAACTCAATAAGTTGGCATTAGTTAATGGGTTGATAAAAATTAATATAAAATACAACTATGACGAGTATGATTATTATATAAGCATTTATATGATGAAAAATTAGGGGGAATAATATGTTATACGAAAGTACAAGAGGGGGTCTAAAGTCTAAATTGTCTGCTGAGGCGATTAAGATGGGTATTGCACCTGATGGTGGATTGTTTGTTCCTAGTGCCCCGGTTAAGTTAAGCCCTGAGGAGATATACAGTTTAGTCAATTTGAGTTATCAGGAAAGGGCTGTTTTTATCCTTAAGCATTTTCTTGACGATTATTCCATAGATGAGCTTTCTGAATGCGTAAACTCTGCATACACAAAAGAAAAATTCGGCACCGAAGATATAGCACCTGTAGTAAAGCTCAATGACAATGTTCATGTGCTTGAATTATGGCATGGGCCTACATGTGCGTTTAAAGACATGGCATTACAGATTTTACCCCATTTTATGGTAAAAGCAGTAGAAAAAACAGGTGAAACAGATGAAACGGTTATTCTTGTTGCAACATCCGGCGACACTGGTAAAGCAGCATTAGAAGGATTTAAGGATGTTAAAGGCACCAGAGTAATAGTATTTTTCCCTAAAGATGGAGTAAGTGATGTTCAAAAGATGCAGATGGTCACCCAGGATGGAGATAACACTTATTCCATAGGGGTTCATGGCAATTTTGACGATGCACAAAATGGTGTCAAAGCCATATTC includes:
- a CDS encoding patatin-like phospholipase family protein, translated to MNKINKVYNLVLSGGGVKGIAYSGVSEAVEKRGYTFSNIAGVSAGAIAGSFIGAGYNAADLREILGSLDFGKIKMEDIPKLVSAVASFETWRSLNRKDNYSAVEFLSTKNPRGMFIPEYDYGDHDVNFRGDIIKNVALYSKEGCLFDGDYLEEWLYKHLRQKGITTFEDFRGGEVDCCNPKGYRVRFLAVDATRRKALVLPDDIEFYNINPDKLEVAKAVRMSASVPFAFKAVEIYVGTGKLRKTYSIVDGGVFDNYPIWMIGDDNKYRTIGFSLDGDYKKKFFSLDTPLSVLKSLISAVHDIGIPKTKNYENKILSKISTGNVSSLDFSLAEEDKEYLYIQGKNAALDLINKIEYTARIRNARFRRYPFFFR